In Apium graveolens cultivar Ventura chromosome 10, ASM990537v1, whole genome shotgun sequence, the following are encoded in one genomic region:
- the LOC141689620 gene encoding sphingoid long-chain bases kinase 1-like translates to MLCFKFSMQKTGSLLKNNSLRLTSQHSVRRLSFCSQVATGQHSSPIVFPEKRSKVKTSKRSEISVSIDDLKKSKREEHKIDIGDEKSDLLGYTVFSGKLVLDKTKTSKSNDDNTSTDTTNQEIVDAKLTSKALVWGSQLLLLADVVSVSYTFGVRHFTVHSYPVKRTSLAFACFKKSGRSRKDFRFLAATIEEAVQWVSGFADQQCFVNCARHPLVSSKKQASDFLFSDFPLEPYIKCKSPPTMLVILNPRSGHGRSSKVFHGTVEPIFKLAGFNLEVVKTTAAGHARNLAASIDFSTCPDGIICVGGDGIVNEVLNGLLSRDNQKEAISIPIGIIPAGSDNSLVWTVLGVRDPVSAAIAIVKGGLTATDVFAVEWVHTGAIHFGTTVAYFGFISDVLELSEKYQKRFGPLRYFVAGVLKFLCLPKYGFEVEYLPASKERTDRDAEVVDMSELYTDIMRKSNKDGIPRASSLSSIDSIMTPNQISSADLDTTCSSTEPSDYVRGIDPKSKRLSSGRSNVTAEPEVSHPHLPLSSTPNWPRTRSKSRTDKGWTGLTATHDTARSTWGTTAANDKEDISSTMSDPGPVWDAEPKWDSEPHWNMENPVELPGPAEDDDNDEDEINKDDVPRSVNEWITTKGQFLGVLVCNHSCKTVQSLSSQVVAPKAEHDDNTLDLLLVHGSGRLKLLRFFFLLQFGRHLSLPYVEYVKVKSVKLKQGKTMQNGCGIDGELFPVAGQVITSLFPEQCRLIGHSAGTGCK, encoded by the exons ATGCTCTGCTTTAAGTTTAGCATGCAGAAGACTGGCAGTCTTTTGAAGAATAATTCTTTGAGACTGACATCTCAGCATTCAGTTCGTCGCTTAAGCTTTTGTTCTCAAGTAGCAACAGGACAGCACTCATCCCCAATTGTCTTTCCTGAAAAGCGTAGCAAAGTGAAGACTTCAAAGCGCAGTGAAATCAGTGTCAGCATTGATGATCTTAAGAAATCAAAGAGAGAAGAGCATAAAATCGATATTGGAGATGAGAAATCTGACTTGCTGGGATATACTGTTTTCTCTGGAAAGCTTGTTCTAGACAAGACAAAGACAAGCAAAAGCAATGATGATAATACATCAACAGATACAACAAATCAAGAAATTGTTGATGCTAAACTCACGAGCAAGGCACTGGTTTGGGGTTCACAACTATTATTGCTTGCGGATGTGGTTTCG GTATCATACACTTTCGGTGTTAGACATTTTACAGTGCACTCGTACCCTGTAAAAAGGACCTCACTTGCTTTTGCTTGCTTTAAGAAATCTGGCAGAAGTCGAAAGGATTTCCGCTTCTTGGCTGCCACAATAGAAGAAGCAGTTCAATGGGTTAGTGGATTTGCAGATCAGCAATGTTTTGTTAATTGTGCGCGCCATCCTTTGGTTTCTTCGAAGAAGCAGGCTTCAGATTTTTTATTCAGTGATTTTCCACTTGAACCTTACATTAAATGTAAAAGTCCACCTACAATGCTTGTGATATTGAATCCACGGTCTGGACATGGGCGTTCAAGTAAAGTTTTCCATGGAACAGTAGAACCAATATTTAAG CTTGCAGGATTTAATCTCGAGGTAGTTAAAACAACAGCTGCTGGACATGCCAGAAACCTTGCAGCAAGTATAGACTTCAGTACATGTCCCGATG GAATTATATGTGTTGGAGGAGACGGAATTGTTAACGAG GTTCTAAATGGCCTTCTAAGCAGAGACAACCAGAAGGAAGCAATTTCAATTCCAATCGGAATTATTCCTGCTGGTTCTGATAATTCTCTTGTGTGGACTGTTCTTGGAGTCAGGGATCCAGTTTCTGCTGCAATTGCTATAGTGAAG GGAGGTCTAACTGCAACAGATGTTTTTGCGGTGGAATGGGTGCATACTGGAGCAATTCATTTTGGGACGACTGTCGCATACTTTGGATTTATCAGCGATG TTTTGGAACTTTCTGAGAAATATCAGAAACGCTTTGGCCCTCTACGGTATTTTGTAGCGGGTGTACTAAAGTTTTTATGCTTACCAAAGTACGGATTCGAAGTGGAATATCTACCAGCATCAAAAGAGAGAACTGATCGAGATGCAGAAGTAGTTGATATGTCAGAACTTTATACAGACATCATGAGAAAATCCAACAAAGATGGCATTCCAAGAGCCTCTAGCTTATCAAGTATTGACTCAATAATGACCCCAAACCAAATCTCTAGTGCTGATTTGGATACGACTTGCAGTAGTACCGAGCCATCAGATTACGTGCGTGGTATAGATCCAAAATCAAAACGCTTATCATCTGGGAGAAGTAATGTAACAGCAGAACCAGAAGTTAGCCATCCTCACCTACCACTTTCATCAACCCCAAACTGGCCAAGAACTAGGTCTAAATCAAGAACCGATAAAGGATGGACTGGGCTAACAGCCACACATGACACTGCTAGGTCAACTTGGGGAACAACGGCAGCAAATGATAAAGAGGATATATCATCAACAATGTCTGATCCAGGACCAGTTTGGGATGCTGAACCAAAGTGGGATAGTGAGCCTCATTGGAATATGGAAAACCCTGTAGAATTGCCTGGTCCAGCAGAAGACGATGATAACGATGAAGATGAAATAAACAAAGATGATGTGCCTAGATCTGTAAACGAGTGGATTACCACGAAAGGCCAATTTCTTGGTGTCCTGGTTTGCAACCATTCGTGTAAAACTGTTCAGAGTTTGAGTTCTCAGGTGGTTGCTCCTAAGGCTGAACATGATGACAACACGTTGGATTTGTTGTTGGTTCATGGGAGTGGACGTTTGAAGCTGTTGAGATTTTTCTTCCTTCTGCAATTTGGGCGGCATCTTTCTCTACCCTACGTCGAATATGTCAAG GTAAAGTCTGTGAAACTTAAACAAGGAAAGACCATGCAGAATGGGTGTGGCATTGACGGCGAACTTTTTCCAGTTGCTGGACAAGTCATCACTTCTTTATTTCCTGAACAATGCAGGCTTATAGGTCATTCCGCTGGCACCGGTTGCAAGTAA